The genomic interval AATTCGCCAATCATATCCTTACTTCCATCTTGTCGAAACCATTCCCATGTTCCGGTTTTATTGTTATTGGAATACTTCCCTTGCTTCATAATCTTACCATTTTCGAAATAGTAGGTGCATTGCCCTTCCTTTTTGCCATCCACATAATTTAGCATGTATTCCAATTTACCATTTGGTAAATAATAAGTCCATTGTCCATTTTCTACACCGTTCTTGTAGTCGCCTTCAAATTTTTTATTAGCCCCTGGATAATACACGATATGATGACCGTTACCATTTAGTATAGTTTGCTTTCCATTCTCCTCCCAAAAGTTCGTTAAAAAATAGCTACCTCGTTGGTAATTGACTTCATCTTTAATTTTTCCGGACGCATAATAATTCGTCCATTTTCCTTCCATGGTATCGTTTAAAAAATTTCCTTCTTTCTCAATTTTTCCATTTTCATACCAAGCTGTGTACAAGCCATTTTGAAGGTTGTTTTTAAATATACCTTCATTTTGTTTTTGACCATTCTCAAAATAATAAGTCCATTTTCCTTCCTTTTTTTTCTTTTTATAAAACTCCTCGCTTTTCAATTTCCCGTTTTCGTACCACGACTTGCAAGTACTATCGAGCCAATTGAACTTATAAAAACATTCTTGCGCCTTTGTTCCGTTGTTGTAATAATAAGTCCATACCCCATTTTTATTTCCGAAAGTATAATTTTCAATACCTTTTACTTTGCCGTCTTCGTAGTAACGTGTTAAGCTTCCTTCTTCCTTACCACCTTTATAATTCACTTCTTTGGCAACTTTACCGTTTTGGTACCAGTAGGTAGATTTTCCCTCTTGAATTCCATTTTTAAAATTCTCTTCACTTTTTTTATTTCCATTTTCCCAGTTTTGAATTTGCGGCTGAGCCAATAGTAAGTCTACGTGAACTATAATTAAAAAGATAAAAAATAGCTTTTTCATGAATTAATTTAATGATTAAAATAGTTGGGCTAAAATACCTTTAATTAAAAAAGTTGTGCCGGCATTTGTCACATCAGTTATTACAAAAATATGAACAGGTAGAACAAACTGACGATTATCAGTTCAATGCGTGATTGCTATCATGTACGTTTTAGTAGTGATAGAGCATCTTTGTAAGAAAAAAAATATGGAAAAGCACGATATCTTACACGAATTTCCTGAGAAGAAGGAAATGATACATGAACTAAAAATTAACAATGTTCATTTTCGAAAATTATTTGATGAATACCATGAAAACGATCATGCTATACATCGTATTGAAAGTGGCGCTGAGATTGCCAATGACGACTTTTTAACTGAGTTGAGAAAGAAGCGTGTGACATTGAAAGATCAAATTTATTCGTATCTAAAATAGGTTTATTTTTTCGCAAATTTTACAGAGAAATACTCGACTAATTTTATTTTATTGTTGGGGTGTGCTAGCATTTTTGGTACTGAATACTGGCTGATAAAATGACTTTTCGCAGGCAATTATTTGTTGCTTATCTTGCCGCAAAATTGCAGTATTCAAATGTCGCACATAACCATTTATACAGATGGCGCATCACGCGGAAACCCCGGTCCGGGAGGATTTGGTGTGGTGTTGTTATCCGGTAAGCACCGCAAAGAAATTTCAAAAGGTTACTCCTATACTACCAATAATCGCATGGAGTTGATGAGTGTAATTGTGGGATTGGAGAGTTTAAAAAATCCCGGTTCATCGGTTGTTATTTATTCCGATTCAAAGTATGTGGTTGATTCGGTTGAGAAGAAATGGGTATTTGGATGGCAAAAGAAAAATTTTAGCGGCAAAAAAAATCCCGATTTGTGGAAACGTTTTTTGCAGGTTTATGTGCAACACAAGGTAAAATTTATTTGGATAAAAGGTCATAATGAAAACCCGGAAAATGAGCGCTGCGATGAGCTTGCAGTTGCTGCTGCCATGGGAGGAAACTTAGAACACGACCACGGGTATGTCCCTGAAAAATAAACTGTAGTTTACCCCCTTTCTCTTCGCTGATTTGTTATTTTTAGTGGGTTTGCGACTAAACCAGCCTGTTGCTTTCGTTGATGAAAAAGATCGCATGCTAGGTAAACTGCTTGTCGAAAGGATGATTCAGATGCTTTGTTTTTACCGGCAATATCATAGCCCGTTCCATGATCGGGTGAGGTACGAATAATTGGAAGTCCGGCCGTAAAATTAACTCCGCTTTCAAAAGCCATTGCTTTAAATGGTATTAATCCTTGATCGTGGTACATGGCCATTACTCCATCAAATTGATGATACACTTGTGAACCAAAAAAACCATCGGCAGCATAAGGGCCTATCGCCATTATTCCTTCCGACTTTAATTTTTCGATGGCAGGAATGATGAGTTTAGTTTCTTCTTCACCTAACAATCCGTTATCGCCTGCATGTGGGTTTAATCCCAACACGGCAATTTTAGGTTTACGAATTCCAAAATCCTGAATCAGTGAATTGTTTAGCAATTTTATTTTAGTGTAAATTTTTTCAGTGCTTAATGCAGATGCTACCTGATTTAACGGGATGTGGCCGGTAACAGTTCCAATTCGTAAATCGTCACTAACCAACAACATTAAATAGTCTTTCACATCAAATTTTTCAGCCAAGTATTCTGTATGACCGGGAAATTTAAAGTTGGCGC from Bacteroidota bacterium carries:
- the pdxA gene encoding 4-hydroxythreonine-4-phosphate dehydrogenase PdxA, with protein sequence MIESDNHVKVGISMGDFNGIGMEVIIKTFMDNRMMQLCTPIVYGASRIASFHRKALGIADFSFNIIREADAANPKMANLINCWDEEIKMELGTSTNLAGEKAIASLELAIADLKSGKIDVLVTAPINKNNVQSANFKFPGHTEYLAEKFDVKDYLMLLVSDDLRIGTVTGHIPLNQVASALSTEKIYTKIKLLNNSLIQDFGIRKPKIAVLGLNPHAGDNGLLGEEETKLIIPAIEKLKSEGIMAIGPYAADGFFGSQVYHQFDGVMAMYHDQGLIPFKAMAFESGVNFTAGLPIIRTSPDHGTGYDIAGKNKASESSFRQAVYLACDLFHQRKQQAGLVANPLKITNQRRERG
- a CDS encoding toxin-antitoxin system YwqK family antitoxin, whose product is MKKLFFIFLIIVHVDLLLAQPQIQNWENGNKKSEENFKNGIQEGKSTYWYQNGKVAKEVNYKGGKEEGSLTRYYEDGKVKGIENYTFGNKNGVWTYYYNNGTKAQECFYKFNWLDSTCKSWYENGKLKSEEFYKKKKKEGKWTYYFENGQKQNEGIFKNNLQNGLYTAWYENGKIEKEGNFLNDTMEGKWTNYYASGKIKDEVNYQRGSYFLTNFWEENGKQTILNGNGHHIVYYPGANKKFEGDYKNGVENGQWTYYLPNGKLEYMLNYVDGKKEGQCTYYFENGKIMKQGKYSNNNKTGTWEWFRQDGSKDMIGEFIDDKQSGHWTYFFDNGKKEFEGRYTDGKHDSTWTYYYATGEVWKIGQFENDLKNGLWTTFFENGQKLQEGKYLNNKEEGHWIAWYQNGQLKDEGDFIAGLMNGDWKGWYPNAKQSYSGAYKENVKTGFWSNWNENGQKVKEESYEKGILNGPTAKWFDDGKIKETGAYENNRKTGTWTFYYENGNKFAEINFKKGLQEGKKTTWYNYGGVWQKGQFVNDRMDGKWQSFDKNGKLISTVYYKRGKIEREE
- a CDS encoding DUF465 domain-containing protein — protein: MEKHDILHEFPEKKEMIHELKINNVHFRKLFDEYHENDHAIHRIESGAEIANDDFLTELRKKRVTLKDQIYSYLK
- the rnhA gene encoding ribonuclease HI, with amino-acid sequence MSHITIYTDGASRGNPGPGGFGVVLLSGKHRKEISKGYSYTTNNRMELMSVIVGLESLKNPGSSVVIYSDSKYVVDSVEKKWVFGWQKKNFSGKKNPDLWKRFLQVYVQHKVKFIWIKGHNENPENERCDELAVAAAMGGNLEHDHGYVPEK